Part of the Vigna angularis cultivar LongXiaoDou No.4 chromosome 1, ASM1680809v1, whole genome shotgun sequence genome, ataaaaacaaattaatcactaatttttaaattagttattacaGCAAACTGATATCTAAATTGGTCAccgatattatatattaatattttgaccATCAAatgaattagtttttaaattgatctttaattaattaattagatattaattattttggtaGAAAAAAAACTTTGTAACTAATATTAATGACCCATTCAGAAAACAATTCattataactaatttaaaaactattttaattattaataatttttagtttataatttgatatttaaattagtcACTATTGTcactaagaagaaaaattatttttaagaagaaaaatataatagagGACTATCttctaaaatatatgaaaaaaatttgagaaaaaacaTTTGTAATTCAAAGAATTTATAACAAAGTCTAAGATAATAACTGACTCAATAATCTTATAATGTTTcatgaaagataaaatttaaagaacataAAAATCATGAACACAAgattaatttaagaaattaaataatttgtaagtttattaaattttctgGACAAGTAAGTCTCGCTaagtaaaatgttttattttagaatttcttaaatttatgtACTTGacatacaaaaaattaatatagtatGCATTTGTATTTTTGAGAGAAGATTTTCTTGATTTTTagattgtaattttaatttttataaaagattcaATTTTTGTAACGAATCTTCACTTAATCTATTAGATTGTGACGTGTCTTATTTTGTCTtctattcttatttatttttattgcaccTTTTaagaattcaaattaaaaaaaataatatatttttttataggatcatagtaatatatatatatatatattattaagtaatttATTGATAGTAAAAGGTAATACAAATACATGTTATTGTGATATATGATAGTTAATATATagtgaaattgaaaaattataataaaaatgtttgcacataataatttttctagtaTACGCGTTAATAAACCATAATTgtaattgtaataatatttttttttatcaaatttaatttatgatcaTATATCTATAACCTTTTTGACTAAACGAAGAAGTTAAAGGGCACCGCACATATAAAGCATATCATTGGAACATTATAAACTTTATGTTTTATGACCACACACTTGTATCTCTTACAATACaaccaaattcaacaaaaacaagCAACCATTTTGAAAACTTCCTCGCCATCcccaaataatttcaaataataaaaaccagGAATTAAGCAAAAGttatcataacaaaaataaaatacaattaattccAAAATCTTTACGAGActatcataacaaaaaaaaatacaaaaaagtgACCATATGTGTatgagaataataaataaatacaactttTAGCATTTGTATTTATACCGTACGTACTTGGTCTTcatatcataatatattttgagtCAACCCAAATCACATTAATAAATCACATTAATAGCTTTCATGTAAGGGTtctttaacaaatattatttttactttttcaagaattaaaaaaaatgttatcttagttaaaaagaaaaaaaaacagatagcactttgattttgtttatttatgagTATGTGGATTCCACTTACGTTAACGTCGTCTTTCATGCGTAGTACATGAGTCCAGCACGAGGCCTCCAACGTTTTCCTGACGTGGCGTCTCACCTGTCGTCTGAGTTGGCACCTACTCTACCACGTGGGTCCCACTCGCTTCACATGGTAATTTACGTTAGGCTGGAGATTAGAAAGTAAGCGTGTGACGCTCTTCTAAGCACGTGTCCTTCACACGCTGGAGCAAGCAAGGAAGAGAGTGATTGAAATACGTTACtgtatttatataaaatgtttgcattaatattatttctaacAATACAATTAGTAAAGTCATTATATTAGTCAATAAGCGCGAACACAcaagttaatattaaatttcactGATATGTATATATGTTGAAAAGGTATCATTTTAAAAGTGTAATAAGTTTcaatataactttataaaactaattttaaattaatttaaaaatacctTTTCAAAAGTTAAGACATAGTTTTATTATTGAAAGTTTAACCTaaactagaaataaaattaatttttaatatataagtgaatgcaaatttaatattacaaaatgattttattaagtttaattaaatttaaatttcacttCTTAATGTATATACTTcgataaaaagaaatatagatagattaaaaattttacatcgattataaataaaactaatttatattatataaacgGATATAACACATTATCTTACAAGTTGATGATACTATCAAATTATTCAATAGCCTCACCTTCAAAATGTGTAtaactcaatttaaaaaaagtgttaaaaataccacatcaactaaaaataaaactaatttataatataaaataagtacaaatcttattttataaatcaattttataaaattaacttaaatttaaaatccacTTAATATAGTATTGTTAAAATCTATCTTAATGTTTCATCCACTATCGGCGCCATCAAATATGCATTAAAATAcgttttatttttgtaatatctTAGGATTATTTCagaaatgttttaataaatcagtaatgtaattttttttcaagccactcttcaatttaaaatgcgaaatttgtgaaagtttttttctctgtttgactaaaataaataataatagatgTCAGTTTTGCATGGCAAAGAATTCTGCAGAGGTCAATCAGTCTTCTCGGGAAATGCAAATATACAGAAACGGTGGAAATTCAGGAGCTGGTGAATTTATAAACGAAAAAAATATGAGTATTATAAgattctttattaaaatattatgatatgccaataaaatttgaaattaaaatatcaaaaagttcTTTTATTGAAATGGAAACGTAAAAACAATCTAGAGTAACTACCTGcccaacttttttttaatcatgtcttcacaaaattaaattacttgttttatttaaaatttatttattttttgttattttagcTGTCAAATATTAGCATAACTATCTATGTatgaacaaataaaaagaaaaattacctTAATTATATAGTTAGCAATTATTCATTTATATCAAGTAAATCTACACCTAATACTAGATATACATTTTTTAcgattaattttgttaaaattatcaTATTACTTTTAACACGAGATTAtgaaatagttatttttaaacgttaaagaattatttttcgTGTATGGTAAAATTAATTATGGTGGTTTAAGAAAGTATTAATTAccgataaaattatttaaaaaaatattaactattaataGTTTGGAAAAATATACAGTtccttaattataaaaacaggttgttatgaaaaataacataaaattacAGCATTACAATGGGGGCACTTTGGGAATATCACATAAAATCTCACACTCCTTTATAAGGAGTACCTAGAGTGACATTTTGTCAAACAGAGCAACTCTCACTCTCAGATAACAAAACACTCTGTTTTTTCTTACAGTTTATCCATCTCCCATCTCCTTCATACCTTCACTCAATGGCGGCGTCCAAGACCACAACGGCGGACTCTGAAAAGGCCGAAAACGGAGATTCTCCGCCGGAGCGCTGTCCAGTGGAGGAGGTGGCTCTGGTGGTGCCCGAAACCGACGACCCATCAGTTCCGGTGATGACTTTCCGGGCATGGTTTCTGGGATTGGCATCATGCGTGCTCCTAATCTTCCTGAACACGTTCTTTACTTTCAGGACTCAGCCACTCACCATCTCTGCCATTCTAATGCAAATCGCCGTTCTTCCCATAGGAAGGTTCATGGCGTCCACGCTTCCCTCCAAAGAGTACAGCTTTCTGGGGTGGCGCTTCACTTTAAACCCTGGACCCTTCAACATGAAGGAGCatgtcatcatcaccatcttcgCAAACTGTGGGGTGTCCTTTGGAGGGGGTGATGCTTACTCCATTGGCGCCATTACTGTCATGAAAGCTTATTATAAACAGAGTTTGAGCTTTCTGTGCGCCCTCTTCATCGTCTTAACTACTCAGGTTCGCTTACctctttcaaattttgtatctttgcttttcattcattcttttgAGTAAAAGGGTGGAACTTTTAGAAAGTGTGTGTGGtttggtaatattttttatttatttcttaagggaacttttaaagataattattatttttctcttctcttcgtAAAGAGATTTGTGGGTGATGGGTGGATGGGACATAAATAATTCAGTCTGAATgtgtatttattaaaagattaaatgaaGTCTGTCTTTGAGATCTGTAAGGATTGAAGATTTCTTTCATTGGTATGCtgtctttttaatattaaaatctgTTTCttcttatatgtttttcttttctttggaGCATATATTCTGTTCAATCTGCTTGTTGAAATTTGCTTTTAAACTTACTATTATTTTGAATGATTGAGTTGCAGATGTTGGGGTATGGATGGGCTGGGATTCTGAGAAGGTATCTGGTTGATCCCGTTGAAATGTGGTGGCCTGCAAACCTTGCTCAAGTGTCACTCTTTAGGttcgttcttcttcttttcttaaatgTTACGTTTTATTAAACTGTTTAATTACTTGTGATGTTTCATTTTTTCTGGTGCTAAGTGCTATGCTAAACTAACTACTGGAACTTTCCAATGAACTATTTAACGGTTTGTTTACACATACTATTTGACTAAAAAGTTCAGTCCAACCAAATGAAGGCAAAACAGATGCAGAATTTTACTTATATTCTTATTCTATAAAACACAAAGGTGGTGGTCTTGCTGCATAAGAATTTATACTGAGTTATATCAGTAAAGATAAATCGAATCAAGTCTGTCGTTGACTAATTGATTACTTGTAATTTGATTGAATAAACGACTAGTAATTCTTAGCCTGTAATTGGAACGAAGGAGTGCGCACAACCAAAATACCAAAATTGTTGCAATATTCCTTTTGCAAGTGAGCATGacattgaaattgaaaaggTAAAGTAGAATATATATTAACACTAGGTTGTTGTCAATGTTGCATTGATTACTGTAGAATTGACCTATAGCCAATTATTGAGTATCTTCTCCAAAAGAGCTTACGCAACAgcaaaaccattttttttattaaagattcTTCTATTTAGTCGTTATTATATCCTCTAATGCTACTTTGATTACATCAATAACCTTATGCTACAGGGCACTCCATGAAAAGGAGCAGAAATCAAAAGGTTTTACTAGGATGCAGTTTTTCCTCATTGCCATGGGTGCAAGCTTCTTGTATTATGCACTCCCTGGCTATCTGTTCTCGATCTTAACCTTCTTCTCGTGGGTTTGCTGGGCATGGCCAAATAGCATCACTGCACAGCAAGTTGGATCAGGTTATCATGGACTTGGGATTGGTGCCTTCACAATTGATTGGGCAGGGATTTCAGCTTACCATGGGAGCCCCCTTGTTTCACCATGGTCTTCCATTGTTAATGTGGGAGTCGGATTTATCATGTTCATATATATCGTTGTGCCTGTGTGTTACTGGAAGTTCAACACTTTTGATGCCCGTAAGTTTCCTATATTTTCTAACCAATTGTTCACGAATACTGGACATAAATATGACACTACCAAGATCTTAACCCCGGAGTATGATCTTAACATTGATGCATACAACAAATACGGCAAGTTATACCTTAGTCCTCTGTTTGCATTATCAATTGGATCGGGTTTTGCAAGATTTACTGCTACTCTCACTCACGTGGCACTCTTTTATGGCAGGTAGGTTACGCTTTTaacatgaatttatttataacttgATTGCCTGAAGTCACTTTATATGAGATCACTTTTAAATCACTTTTGAGTGGTAATTGTATATATGAGTGAATGATGTGCTAATATCTCTACATGTTAGATATGGAAAAGGATCAGAAGGCTCTGAATACTATCAATCCTTCTAAATTTTCATCCATGTATTCTTTATTTAAAGTAACATATGTAGAATAGTTTGAGACTGAAATAGTTTCTTTTTCTCAGAGATATTTGGAGACAGAGTAAATCCGCCATGAGTGGTGCGAAATTGGATGTCCATGGTAGACTCATGCAAGCTTATAAGCGAGTACCTGAATGGTGGTTCCTCAGTATATTGTTTGGGAGCATGGCACTATCCATGCTAATGGCCTTTGTGTGGAAAACTGATGTGCAACTTCCATGGTGGGGTATGCTCCTTGCTTTTGGTTTGGCTTTTGTTGTAACCCTCCCAATTGGTGTCATTCAAGCAACTACCAACCAGGTACTATCTCCAATATTCCTGTCCCATCCACTATTATTTTGATGCAAAGTTGGAAGCAATAGAGATTTAACATTAGTTTGTTTTCTGAATCATGTGGCAGCAACCTGGATATGACATTATAGCACAGTTCTTTATTGGGTATATCCTTCCAGGAAAACCAATTGCAAATTTGCTCTTCAAGATTTACGGGAGAATCAGCACCGTCCATGCTCTCTCTTTCTTGTCAGATCTCAAACTAGGCCATTACATGAAAATTCCTCCACGATGCATGTATACCGCTCAGGTATGTGCACCTTCAAATCTCCTAATCCAATTCCTTTCATGCtagaattatttctttttcttattctctaGTTGCTTAATTCATTTTTGGCCTATAACCTCGAAACAGCTTGTGGGAACTCTTGTTGCTGGAGTAGTGAACCTTGCAGTGGCTTGGTGGATGTTGGATAGCATTAAGGAGATATGCCTGGATGATAAACTTCACCATGACAGTCCATGGACATGCCCCAAATA contains:
- the LOC108319699 gene encoding oligopeptide transporter 3; translated protein: MAASKTTTADSEKAENGDSPPERCPVEEVALVVPETDDPSVPVMTFRAWFLGLASCVLLIFLNTFFTFRTQPLTISAILMQIAVLPIGRFMASTLPSKEYSFLGWRFTLNPGPFNMKEHVIITIFANCGVSFGGGDAYSIGAITVMKAYYKQSLSFLCALFIVLTTQMLGYGWAGILRRYLVDPVEMWWPANLAQVSLFRALHEKEQKSKGFTRMQFFLIAMGASFLYYALPGYLFSILTFFSWVCWAWPNSITAQQVGSGYHGLGIGAFTIDWAGISAYHGSPLVSPWSSIVNVGVGFIMFIYIVVPVCYWKFNTFDARKFPIFSNQLFTNTGHKYDTTKILTPEYDLNIDAYNKYGKLYLSPLFALSIGSGFARFTATLTHVALFYGRDIWRQSKSAMSGAKLDVHGRLMQAYKRVPEWWFLSILFGSMALSMLMAFVWKTDVQLPWWGMLLAFGLAFVVTLPIGVIQATTNQQPGYDIIAQFFIGYILPGKPIANLLFKIYGRISTVHALSFLSDLKLGHYMKIPPRCMYTAQLVGTLVAGVVNLAVAWWMLDSIKEICLDDKLHHDSPWTCPKYRVTFDASVIWGLIGPKRLFGPGGLYRNLVWLFLIGAVLPVPIWVLSKIYPDKKWIPLINIPVISYGFAGMPPATPANIASWLLTGMIFNYFVFRFNKRWWQKYNYVLSAALDAGTAFMGVLIFFALQNSGHMLKWWGSELDHCPLATCPTAPGIVVDGCPVFK